A part of Desulfurococcaceae archaeon genomic DNA contains:
- a CDS encoding GNAT family N-acetyltransferase has product MLRSKSKRVIVLACEYNKKVVGFIIAYKKGNEAYIESLAVSNGYKGLGIGSKLLAEAEKILASRGVKTVYLSVKSWNIPALNFYISKNYSVRGIVLLMCARPEEITVVRNNESYTALDLNAGNIKTRISKPLTWWSNLVDDVDRLIYRKFYREERALIVRKGHSVKALVMYTVNHDLVVDSMVFSSYSALEALTAVLHYLRNTALAWKSRSIEIPVDASKKKFVTLLKKAGFRVCEVEYLLYNNLL; this is encoded by the coding sequence AGCGTATAAGAAAGGGAATGAAGCTTACATTGAGAGCTTAGCGGTGAGTAACGGGTACAAGGGCTTGGGCATTGGCAGTAAGCTGCTCGCAGAAGCGGAGAAGATCCTGGCCAGTAGAGGGGTTAAAACCGTCTACCTGAGCGTGAAGAGCTGGAACATCCCCGCATTAAACTTCTACATAAGCAAGAACTACAGCGTTCGTGGAATAGTCCTATTGATGTGCGCCAGGCCCGAAGAAATAACTGTTGTTAGAAACAACGAGTCTTACACTGCTTTAGACCTCAACGCAGGTAACATTAAAACACGCATTAGTAAACCACTTACATGGTGGAGTAACCTAGTAGATGACGTAGACCGGCTCATTTACAGGAAGTTCTACAGAGAGGAAAGGGCGCTCATAGTTAGAAAAGGCCATAGCGTCAAAGCTCTAGTCATGTACACTGTAAACCACGACTTGGTAGTAGACAGTATGGTGTTTTCCTCTTATAGTGCGCTCGAGGCGCTTACAGCGGTACTCCACTATTTGCGGAATACGGCGTTAGCATGGAAGTCGCGTTCGATCGAGATACCAGTTGATGCCTCCAAGAAGAAGTTCGTAACGCTCCTCAAGAAGGCGGGTTTCAGGGTCTGCGAAGTAGAGTATTTGCTGTACAACAATCTCCTTTGA
- a CDS encoding 50S ribosomal protein L35ae, with amino-acid sequence MGLILGYRRGSNTQYPGQVLVSAPIDRKGIYSLVGTKVVARDEYGNVYVGRVIKVLGSRNPKLVVAFRGGIPGQLIGRPVIVEKCVLR; translated from the coding sequence ATGGGTCTAATCCTAGGTTATAGGCGTGGCTCCAACACGCAGTACCCAGGGCAGGTCTTAGTAAGTGCACCGATTGACCGGAAAGGTATTTACAGCTTAGTCGGGACAAAGGTTGTTGCGAGAGACGAATATGGTAATGTCTATGTAGGCAGGGTTATCAAGGTACTCGGGTCAAGAAATCCCAAGCTCGTCGTCGCATTTAGAGGAGGCATACCGGGGCAACTAATAGGTAGGCCCGTAATTGTAGAAAAGTGTGTTCTCCGGTAG
- a CDS encoding pyridoxal-phosphate dependent enzyme — protein sequence MRWKCVYCGFEKGLFEAYYWKCPICGRPLTIDYSASGEIHPSRSVWRRYQGFLPFLPTKARGEGLTPLIEEKMHSHKLLFKLEYLNPGGSFKDRGTSLAMYYGYVMGFKKAVVDTSGNTGISVTLYSKLYGLEPLVIMPKTAPPGKKKAVIRIGGKVVESASRMEASKVVEEYVRGKDVYYVAHLWNPLYVVGHATIAYEVYEDWGIPDYVVVPVGSGGLLLAIAYGFKKLREYGFAEKVPRIVAVQGYSCQPVHEALYGARVEGEDSTLADGIMVADPPRLGEIVQEVKTTGGEVVLVGNNEIVIALNELWEYGFLVEPTSASVFAAYKKLKSKIPENSTLLLVLTGSGLKTL from the coding sequence TTGAGGTGGAAGTGCGTATACTGTGGCTTCGAGAAAGGCCTGTTTGAAGCATACTATTGGAAGTGCCCCATCTGTGGAAGGCCCCTAACCATCGACTATAGCGCTAGTGGAGAAATACACCCTTCTCGAAGCGTTTGGAGGCGTTACCAGGGTTTTCTACCATTTTTGCCTACGAAAGCCCGTGGGGAGGGTTTAACGCCTCTTATCGAGGAGAAAATGCATTCACATAAGTTGCTATTTAAGCTAGAATACCTAAATCCCGGAGGTAGTTTCAAGGACCGGGGAACGTCTCTCGCCATGTACTACGGATATGTCATGGGCTTCAAAAAGGCAGTTGTCGATACTAGTGGAAATACTGGCATATCTGTAACGCTGTACTCTAAACTGTACGGTTTAGAGCCGCTTGTGATAATGCCTAAAACGGCTCCACCGGGCAAGAAGAAGGCGGTCATTAGAATTGGCGGTAAAGTCGTAGAATCCGCTAGTAGGATGGAAGCAAGCAAGGTGGTTGAAGAGTATGTTCGGGGTAAAGACGTGTACTATGTTGCTCATTTATGGAATCCACTTTACGTGGTAGGCCATGCAACAATAGCCTACGAGGTGTACGAAGATTGGGGTATACCCGATTACGTGGTGGTACCCGTAGGCTCTGGCGGCCTCCTCCTCGCTATTGCTTACGGCTTCAAGAAATTACGGGAATACGGGTTTGCGGAAAAAGTCCCAAGAATAGTGGCCGTTCAAGGGTACAGCTGTCAACCAGTACACGAAGCTTTGTACGGTGCGCGAGTTGAAGGCGAGGATTCAACCCTAGCAGATGGCATAATGGTTGCGGATCCCCCCAGGCTAGGTGAAATTGTTCAAGAAGTAAAAACAACTGGAGGCGAGGTAGTGCTCGTCGGTAACAACGAAATAGTCATAGCACTTAACGAGCTCTGGGAGTACGGGTTCTTAGTGGAGCCTACATCCGCTAGCGTATTTGCCGCTTACAAGAAACTTAAGAGTAAGATACCCGAGAACTCCACACTATTGCTAGTACTTACAGGTTCCGGGTTAAAGACTCTTTGA
- a CDS encoding M50 family metallopeptidase, whose translation MDVPTFVVIIGLVWLILNLVYRVFTRFFKTRTASLSLKYGVLLIVKKRYEGRPLPAGRRAPIYICIALYAVSLSLALFTLIGMIHAGIFAGTRSAVILIPGLNISGEDLLYFLLAAAIGIVLHEYLHARTSLSSGIPVKSFGVALLLIMPAAFVEIDEETFKQARKKLRVTVLAAGVAANLVVVLLSMVVLGLITTNSGFMITDVRENGLAYRSGLRPYDVVYKVNGTDATFNVLGTLIEYLNSNESLVFVLEVFRPGLGYMNLTLIKEPPDNKLGVTLYCNQLSKTCIAPSKNIVSLVNAVAFLTLHRIFSWIYVVNYSLLILNSLPLFITDGGRIFKELLGERLGNAVNTGILLILLIAFLVSVRI comes from the coding sequence ATGGACGTCCCGACGTTTGTGGTGATAATTGGGCTAGTATGGCTTATCTTAAACCTGGTTTACAGGGTTTTCACGAGGTTCTTTAAGACGAGAACTGCAAGTCTGAGTTTAAAGTATGGCGTGTTGCTAATAGTTAAAAAGCGCTACGAGGGAAGGCCCCTTCCAGCCGGGAGGAGGGCACCTATATATATCTGCATAGCCCTGTACGCGGTTTCACTGTCGCTAGCGCTATTCACACTTATAGGGATGATACATGCTGGAATATTCGCGGGTACTCGAAGCGCGGTAATACTCATACCGGGATTAAATATAAGCGGTGAAGACCTCCTATACTTCTTACTCGCGGCTGCAATAGGCATCGTACTGCACGAATACTTACACGCCAGGACGTCTCTAAGTTCGGGCATACCGGTAAAGTCGTTTGGTGTCGCGTTACTACTGATCATGCCGGCCGCGTTCGTGGAAATAGACGAGGAAACTTTTAAGCAGGCGAGAAAGAAACTGAGAGTAACCGTGCTGGCGGCGGGCGTCGCCGCAAACCTCGTGGTTGTTTTGCTCTCAATGGTGGTGTTAGGTCTGATAACGACGAATAGCGGTTTTATGATCACGGATGTTAGGGAGAATGGCCTAGCCTATAGATCTGGGCTCAGGCCTTACGACGTAGTTTACAAAGTAAATGGAACGGACGCGACCTTCAACGTTCTGGGGACCTTGATCGAGTACTTGAACAGTAATGAATCGCTGGTATTCGTGCTAGAGGTATTCCGCCCTGGACTAGGCTACATGAACCTAACGCTCATCAAAGAGCCACCCGATAACAAACTCGGCGTGACGCTTTACTGTAACCAGCTATCTAAGACCTGTATCGCGCCGTCCAAGAACATCGTAAGCTTAGTAAATGCGGTAGCGTTCTTGACGCTTCACAGGATATTTTCGTGGATTTACGTAGTAAACTACAGCTTACTGATCTTGAACTCCCTTCCCCTATTTATAACCGATGGCGGAAGGATATTTAAAGAGCTATTAGGAGAAAGGCTAGGCAACGCGGTAAACACTGGCATACTGCTAATTCTACTAATAGCATTCTTGGTGAGCGTGAGAATATAG
- a CDS encoding DNA polymerase subunit beta: MSRVKVRYSPEFREVVYSEDHWNLLKGLRREACRVMSVFAERGIETWLHGSVARGDVYDKSDIDIVIPRRIPGYLVELVLEEGGLKPYARYLVAATPTTTLKAYIALDEEERVTLSFPLVDFKSSEIEFYRYGGILTYRELMEDKRVPGVNKTLTLIVPTNRGHLEMPVIGYEDRVARILGVSVSVVRERVEVLTRRDEVGRTGIFAKIALSPSETFEEGLERLFRERPLLRKIYSGLV, translated from the coding sequence GTGTCTAGGGTTAAAGTTAGATATAGCCCAGAGTTCCGGGAGGTTGTTTACAGCGAAGATCACTGGAACCTACTGAAAGGGCTTAGAAGAGAAGCTTGTAGGGTAATGAGCGTATTTGCGGAGAGGGGTATTGAAACGTGGCTTCACGGCAGTGTTGCTAGAGGCGACGTTTACGATAAAAGCGATATAGACATTGTTATACCACGTAGGATTCCAGGATACCTGGTCGAGCTGGTCCTAGAAGAGGGGGGACTAAAACCTTATGCTAGATACCTCGTGGCTGCAACGCCTACAACCACCCTTAAGGCGTACATTGCACTAGACGAGGAAGAACGCGTAACTTTGAGCTTCCCCCTAGTTGACTTCAAGTCAAGCGAGATCGAGTTTTACAGGTATGGTGGCATTTTAACTTACAGGGAGCTCATGGAGGATAAGAGGGTTCCAGGAGTCAATAAAACCCTTACACTAATCGTGCCCACGAATCGCGGTCACCTGGAAATGCCCGTTATCGGATACGAGGATCGTGTTGCGAGGATTCTCGGCGTTAGCGTCAGCGTTGTACGCGAAAGAGTGGAAGTGCTGACTAGAAGAGACGAAGTGGGTAGAACTGGTATATTTGCGAAAATAGCGTTATCTCCGAGCGAGACGTTCGAAGAGGGGCTTGAACGGTTGTTCCGAGAACGCCCATTACTCCGTAAGATCTACTCGGGTCTTGTGTAG
- a CDS encoding mRNA surveillance protein pelota, whose amino-acid sequence MRILEEDYKRGWVKLQVETLDDLWVLYNVLRENDTVYAKTTREVKVGDGSPGSRVPMVLGLKVKNVEFQQFSSKLRVKGVVVEGPEEYGVKGKHHTFSVGVGDVITVVKERWDEHELEFIRKHAVRRGSVLILSIDFDEACLGVLSEQGVRHVWEGTLNLPSKLYHVDYEKLLRDFITEVAKIVLEIAKREDVKAILISGPGEIKNYVKTELADKTELPVYSDSTSTGGCQGLNETLKRDTIKRVIGELGVLKARSILEEFKELLVKDHDMVSYGLREVFDASLMGAVKSLVVVDGLLRTPSDEERNMLFEALRQAHQHGAEVVIVPGKSDVGLELEGFGGVVAILRFKLHKTRVDLTE is encoded by the coding sequence ATGAGAATACTGGAGGAGGATTACAAGCGAGGCTGGGTTAAACTCCAAGTTGAAACCTTAGATGACTTATGGGTACTTTACAACGTCTTGAGGGAGAACGATACTGTATACGCTAAGACAACGAGAGAAGTTAAGGTAGGTGACGGCTCACCGGGCTCTAGGGTACCAATGGTACTGGGGTTAAAGGTAAAGAATGTTGAGTTTCAACAATTTAGTAGCAAACTCAGAGTTAAGGGGGTAGTGGTCGAAGGGCCCGAAGAGTACGGTGTAAAGGGGAAGCATCACACTTTCTCAGTCGGGGTGGGGGACGTAATCACGGTGGTGAAAGAACGGTGGGATGAACACGAGCTGGAGTTTATCCGCAAGCACGCTGTAAGGAGGGGCTCAGTACTGATTTTATCAATAGATTTTGACGAGGCGTGCCTCGGCGTCCTGAGCGAGCAGGGTGTCCGGCATGTTTGGGAGGGTACTCTAAATCTACCAAGTAAGCTATACCACGTAGACTACGAGAAGTTATTGAGAGATTTCATTACCGAAGTCGCCAAGATAGTGCTTGAAATCGCGAAAAGAGAAGATGTAAAAGCTATTTTAATATCGGGACCCGGCGAGATCAAGAACTACGTTAAAACGGAACTAGCCGATAAGACAGAGTTACCCGTGTACTCGGACTCCACATCTACGGGTGGATGTCAGGGATTAAATGAAACTTTAAAACGAGATACCATTAAACGAGTAATTGGCGAGCTGGGGGTCTTGAAAGCAAGGAGTATTCTAGAAGAATTCAAAGAGCTGCTCGTCAAAGATCATGACATGGTCTCCTACGGACTTCGTGAAGTGTTCGACGCGTCTCTAATGGGCGCGGTTAAGAGCCTCGTGGTAGTAGACGGGTTACTAAGAACACCTAGTGATGAGGAAAGGAACATGCTGTTTGAAGCCCTCAGGCAGGCCCATCAACACGGCGCAGAGGTGGTGATTGTCCCCGGCAAGAGTGATGTGGGCTTGGAACTTGAGGGTTTCGGGGGCGTGGTAGCTATTCTCAGGTTTAAGCTACACAAGACCCGAGTAGATCTTACGGAGTAA
- a CDS encoding DNA polymerase II translates to MEELEFYLLDVTYEVVSSEPHIIMWGITRDGRRIVLRDRSFRPYFYVVLQSDSDVQGVASRIKALSEPSSPIIRAEVEDRYYYGRPVKAVKVVTVIPEFVRKYREKIRTISGVKEVVEADIRFSMRYILDKGLRPCGWHKAKASRLKHTRHFRVDDEYEVAGGVESLENATPPKDLRVLAIDIEVYTEHGSPKTERDPVIIIGTITNNGAIEQFVSEGLDDRKVIGEFSEYVVKIDPDIILGYNSNLFDWPYLLERAKINGLKLDVGRRIGTPPSLSTYGHVSVPGRLNVDLLNFAEEIPEIKLKSLDVVADYLGVMKREERVLIDYTEIPKYWNDPEKRNILLKYNLDDVKSTMGLGEKFLPFAMQLSYVTRLPLDQVGAASVGYRLEWFLMYEAYRRNELMPNREEREAEPYKGAVVLQPVPGIHENIAVLDFTSMYPSIMIKYNVGPDTITVGELCNEEEYYVAPEVGHCFRKSPPGFFKSVLSMLLELRRKIREEMKRYSPDSYEYRLLDERQRAIKILANATYGYMGWAGARWYCRECAEAVTAWGRQLIKKAIEISGNLGLKVIYGDTDSLFITYQPDTSRAFIELVENELGFEIKIDKVYKRVFFSEAKKRYAGILGDGRMDIVGFEAVRGDWAEIAREVQEKVTEILLKEGSVAKAVDYVRSVLSDLAQGKIPIEKLIIWKTLTKPIEEYDAETPHVNVAKKMLRYGFRIGVGDKVGYVIVRGTGKISERAEPYMLVKDPRNVDYNYYVDHQIVPAALRILEYFGVTDMQLKKATTGRKSLFDYAGKKPSSSRVH, encoded by the coding sequence ATGGAAGAACTCGAATTTTACTTGCTCGATGTAACCTACGAAGTGGTAAGTAGTGAACCCCACATAATTATGTGGGGAATTACTCGCGACGGTAGGCGGATCGTACTACGTGACCGTTCTTTCAGACCGTACTTTTACGTAGTTCTACAAAGCGATAGCGATGTTCAAGGAGTTGCCAGTAGAATAAAAGCGCTGTCAGAGCCTTCGTCCCCCATAATTAGGGCAGAAGTGGAAGACAGGTACTACTACGGGAGGCCCGTTAAGGCTGTGAAAGTAGTAACAGTTATTCCAGAGTTTGTTAGAAAATACCGCGAGAAAATAAGGACTATTAGTGGCGTGAAAGAGGTAGTTGAGGCAGACATCAGGTTCAGTATGCGGTACATACTCGATAAGGGTCTCAGACCTTGCGGATGGCACAAGGCAAAAGCTAGCAGGCTAAAGCATACGAGGCATTTTAGAGTGGATGATGAGTATGAAGTCGCCGGAGGCGTAGAATCGCTTGAAAACGCTACTCCACCAAAAGATCTGCGGGTATTGGCAATCGATATAGAGGTGTACACCGAGCACGGTTCCCCGAAAACTGAGCGTGATCCCGTGATAATCATAGGCACGATTACGAACAACGGCGCCATTGAGCAGTTCGTCTCAGAGGGGTTAGATGACAGAAAGGTAATAGGCGAGTTCTCCGAGTACGTTGTAAAGATTGATCCTGATATAATACTCGGCTACAATAGCAATCTGTTCGATTGGCCCTATTTACTCGAACGGGCGAAGATCAACGGCTTGAAGCTAGATGTTGGTAGAAGAATTGGTACCCCGCCCTCACTCAGCACATACGGACACGTCTCCGTGCCAGGCAGGTTAAACGTGGATCTACTAAACTTCGCCGAGGAAATTCCCGAAATAAAGTTGAAAAGCCTCGATGTCGTGGCAGATTATCTCGGCGTGATGAAGCGCGAAGAAAGGGTTTTAATAGATTATACGGAAATTCCCAAATACTGGAATGACCCAGAAAAGCGCAACATCCTACTAAAGTACAACCTTGACGACGTAAAATCCACAATGGGTTTGGGAGAAAAGTTCCTGCCTTTTGCAATGCAGCTTTCATACGTGACAAGGTTACCGCTCGATCAGGTAGGTGCGGCGAGCGTTGGTTATAGGTTAGAGTGGTTTCTAATGTACGAGGCTTATAGGAGAAACGAGCTGATGCCTAACAGAGAAGAGCGTGAGGCCGAACCCTATAAAGGCGCCGTAGTGCTCCAGCCCGTACCTGGCATCCACGAAAACATCGCCGTACTAGACTTCACCAGCATGTATCCGAGCATAATGATAAAATACAATGTGGGACCCGATACTATTACCGTCGGGGAACTATGTAACGAGGAGGAGTACTATGTGGCGCCCGAAGTGGGGCACTGTTTCAGAAAATCACCACCTGGATTCTTCAAGAGCGTGTTATCTATGCTACTGGAGCTTAGAAGGAAAATTAGGGAAGAGATGAAAAGATACTCCCCCGACTCTTACGAGTACAGGTTACTCGATGAAAGGCAGAGGGCTATAAAGATCCTCGCGAACGCGACATACGGCTATATGGGCTGGGCTGGCGCAAGGTGGTATTGCCGCGAGTGCGCAGAGGCTGTAACAGCCTGGGGTAGGCAGTTGATTAAGAAAGCCATCGAAATATCGGGCAACCTCGGACTCAAGGTCATTTACGGGGACACCGATTCCCTTTTCATCACGTATCAGCCAGATACGAGCAGGGCCTTCATAGAGCTCGTGGAAAACGAGCTCGGATTTGAAATAAAGATCGATAAAGTGTACAAGAGAGTGTTCTTCAGCGAGGCTAAGAAAAGGTACGCCGGCATCTTAGGTGATGGGAGAATGGACATTGTTGGTTTCGAAGCCGTAAGAGGGGATTGGGCCGAAATAGCCAGGGAAGTCCAGGAAAAAGTTACAGAAATACTCCTCAAAGAAGGCAGTGTCGCTAAAGCGGTGGATTACGTGAGGAGCGTTCTCTCAGACCTCGCGCAGGGCAAAATACCGATAGAGAAGCTAATAATATGGAAAACCCTCACGAAGCCTATAGAGGAATATGACGCGGAAACCCCCCACGTCAACGTAGCGAAGAAGATGCTAAGATACGGGTTTAGAATCGGGGTTGGTGACAAAGTGGGTTACGTTATAGTGCGCGGTACTGGCAAGATATCGGAGAGGGCAGAACCCTACATGCTGGTGAAAGACCCTAGAAACGTCGACTACAACTACTACGTAGATCACCAAATAGTACCGGCCGCTCTCAGAATACTCGAGTATTTCGGCGTGACGGATATGCAGTTGAAGAAAGCTACTACCGGTAGGAAGAGCCTGTTCGACTACGCCGGTAAAAAGCCTAGTAGTTCAAGAGTTCATTAA
- the dnaG gene encoding DNA primase DnaG: MAKYLIRARISVDGVVEKHDIIGALFGQTEGLLGSEFDLRTLQDKGRLGRIVVNTKVQGNKTIGEILIPSNLDRIETALLAAMIETVEKVGPYDAEVKVTDIQDLRIEKIKKIVERTVEILKVWGKEKTPDLKEVVRNIQEQLKAPEPMPYGPEGLPAGPDIDKSDAIIVVEGRADVINLLKYGYTNVIALGGARRVPDTIKNLASKKKIVLLIDGDHGGDLILKEVLRTLKVDYVARAPPNKEVEDLTGKEVEEVLSKSQAVFEYLEEKVRNGDREAELLLQVQRKLHKLPEELVETETITIPNAVVEAIKGIQGTLESIQYLSDWSEVKRLPVKDLVTDLESAEPEKVKVYAVVMDGIITQRLIDTASSKNIKLLIGARVGKVQYKPQNVTIITFNELLNY; this comes from the coding sequence ATGGCAAAATACCTGATCAGGGCGCGGATATCAGTAGATGGCGTAGTCGAGAAGCACGACATCATTGGAGCATTATTCGGTCAAACAGAAGGCTTACTTGGTAGCGAGTTCGACCTACGAACACTACAAGACAAAGGTAGACTAGGCAGAATAGTCGTAAACACTAAGGTGCAGGGTAACAAAACCATTGGCGAAATACTGATACCAAGCAACCTGGACCGTATTGAAACAGCATTACTTGCCGCTATGATTGAAACAGTCGAGAAGGTGGGGCCCTACGACGCCGAGGTGAAAGTAACCGACATACAGGATCTCAGAATAGAGAAGATTAAGAAGATCGTGGAGAGAACGGTGGAGATCCTCAAAGTGTGGGGCAAGGAAAAGACCCCTGACCTTAAGGAGGTTGTTAGAAACATTCAAGAACAGCTAAAGGCGCCGGAACCAATGCCCTATGGCCCTGAAGGATTACCCGCAGGCCCAGATATTGACAAGAGTGATGCCATAATAGTCGTTGAGGGTAGGGCTGATGTAATTAACCTGCTAAAATACGGTTACACGAACGTCATAGCACTTGGAGGTGCCCGAAGGGTACCAGATACCATTAAGAACCTAGCGAGTAAAAAGAAGATCGTTTTACTGATCGACGGCGACCACGGAGGGGACCTGATCTTAAAGGAAGTGCTTAGGACACTAAAAGTAGACTACGTAGCCAGGGCACCTCCGAATAAAGAAGTCGAAGATTTAACCGGCAAGGAGGTAGAGGAGGTTCTCAGCAAGTCTCAAGCGGTATTCGAGTACCTAGAGGAGAAGGTAAGAAATGGTGATAGAGAGGCAGAACTCCTCTTACAGGTTCAGAGAAAACTCCACAAATTACCCGAAGAACTGGTTGAAACAGAGACCATAACCATCCCTAACGCGGTTGTTGAAGCAATTAAAGGTATTCAAGGTACCCTAGAATCAATACAGTACCTCAGTGACTGGAGTGAAGTTAAGAGATTGCCGGTGAAGGACCTCGTCACGGACTTGGAGTCAGCGGAGCCGGAAAAAGTAAAAGTGTATGCAGTAGTAATGGACGGTATTATAACGCAAAGGCTCATAGATACGGCTTCAAGTAAGAACATAAAGCTACTCATCGGAGCCCGAGTAGGCAAGGTTCAATATAAGCCTCAAAACGTGACAATAATAACCTTTAATGAACTCTTGAACTACTAG
- a CDS encoding 50S ribosomal protein L37e, translated as MVKGTTSFGKHGRSKTHIRCRRCGRRSFNVAKGYCAACGFGRSRRIRKYSWQNKKVNRVRIV; from the coding sequence ATGGTCAAGGGTACTACGAGCTTCGGTAAGCACGGAAGAAGTAAAACACACATAAGATGTAGGAGATGTGGAAGACGTAGCTTCAACGTTGCAAAAGGTTACTGCGCGGCGTGCGGTTTTGGGCGAAGTAGAAGGATAAGGAAATATAGCTGGCAGAATAAGAAAGTAAACAGAGTCCGAATAGTGTAA
- a CDS encoding LSm family protein, which translates to MSDTAHKILEENIGNTVLIKTREGIALRGRLKSYDQHLNIVLEGTEEIRKDGSSRKLGTVVIRGDNVILISPITE; encoded by the coding sequence TTGAGCGATACTGCGCACAAGATACTCGAAGAGAATATAGGAAACACGGTGCTAATTAAAACAAGAGAAGGAATAGCATTGAGAGGGAGGCTTAAAAGCTACGATCAGCACCTTAACATAGTGCTGGAAGGTACAGAGGAGATAAGGAAAGACGGCTCGTCGAGAAAGCTCGGAACTGTCGTTATTCGGGGGGACAACGTAATCCTGATCTCACCCATAACTGAGTAG
- a CDS encoding peptidylprolyl isomerase, with protein MPFNKGDFLLVEYTVRVKETSTVIDTTDAELAKRENVYESSRIYGPTLIVLGKNWLNAYVEEELSKMGENEEREIEVLPEKAFGERDPNKVKVFSLREFQRRGYSVNVGDVVEIGGARGFIKQISGGRVVVDFNHPLAGKVLVYKVKVIKKLEDFSEKIRALTVRHLKIPGNEVEVIYEPEGRKLIIKIPGKYIAHENISYAKLSLASDIFEFFKDDVSTLVYQEELKKS; from the coding sequence GTGCCCTTTAATAAAGGAGATTTTCTGCTCGTAGAGTACACGGTAAGGGTAAAGGAAACGAGCACAGTAATAGACACAACAGACGCCGAGCTGGCAAAACGTGAAAACGTCTACGAGTCTAGCAGGATCTACGGGCCAACACTAATAGTACTTGGGAAAAACTGGCTGAACGCGTACGTGGAAGAAGAACTTTCCAAGATGGGTGAAAATGAGGAACGGGAAATAGAGGTACTTCCCGAAAAGGCTTTCGGTGAGCGGGATCCCAATAAAGTTAAGGTATTCAGTTTAAGGGAATTCCAGAGAAGGGGGTACAGCGTGAACGTGGGTGACGTGGTGGAGATCGGGGGAGCACGCGGATTCATAAAGCAAATTAGTGGAGGCAGGGTTGTAGTGGACTTCAATCATCCACTAGCCGGTAAGGTCTTAGTGTATAAAGTCAAGGTCATCAAAAAACTAGAAGATTTCAGCGAGAAGATTAGAGCGTTAACGGTAAGGCATTTGAAAATACCCGGTAACGAAGTGGAAGTAATCTATGAACCTGAAGGGAGGAAGCTCATAATAAAGATACCCGGTAAGTACATAGCTCACGAAAACATAAGCTACGCGAAGCTATCACTAGCCTCGGACATATTTGAATTCTTCAAAGACGACGTTTCCACTTTAGTATACCAAGAGGAGCTCAAGAAGTCATAA